A window from Nitrospiraceae bacterium encodes these proteins:
- the purE gene encoding 5-(carboxyamino)imidazole ribonucleotide mutase — MKPQVLILMGSDSDMSVMEHTANVLDEFGIAFSMTVASAHRSPKRVVMLTKEAEDNGVNVIIAGAGAAAHLAGVIAAHTILPVIGVPIDSSPLQGFDSLFSIVQMPPGVPVAAMAVGKAGAKNAGILAAEIIGIKDKNIAEKLKKYKKKMEEKIEKKAEDLNAKK; from the coding sequence ATGAAGCCGCAGGTATTGATATTGATGGGGAGCGATTCTGATATGTCAGTCATGGAGCACACAGCAAATGTATTGGATGAATTTGGCATTGCATTTAGCATGACTGTGGCTTCTGCTCATCGTTCTCCTAAAAGAGTTGTAATGCTCACGAAAGAAGCTGAAGATAACGGCGTCAATGTAATCATTGCAGGCGCAGGCGCGGCAGCTCACCTTGCAGGAGTAATCGCAGCGCATACAATACTCCCAGTAATAGGCGTACCTATAGACTCATCTCCTTTGCAGGGATTTGATTCATTATTCTCTATTGTGCAGATGCCTCCCGGAGTTCCTGTTGCAGCAATGGCAGTGGGAAAGGCTGGAGCAAAGAATGCAGGGATACTTGCAGCTGAGATAATAGGGATAAAAGATAAAAATATTGCTGAAAAACTGAAAAAATATAAAAAGAAGATGGAAGAAAAAATTGAGAAAAAGGCTGAGGATTTGAACGCCAAAAAATGA
- a CDS encoding chemotaxis protein CheW, translated as MEKQQEQEQESHAQATYCVFKVGEKDFLLPVELVREVVDISAVFPVPTAPDYIYGVVPVRGKVIPAVDLSKVYSTGKSKSIDMRLVIVEVELELLREVVNENIGFVSNGLPYFVTFSADIPADDVIDVKNFFRTFRIKEA; from the coding sequence GTGGAAAAACAACAAGAACAGGAACAAGAATCCCACGCACAAGCTACCTATTGTGTATTTAAGGTAGGCGAAAAAGATTTTCTTTTGCCAGTTGAACTGGTGAGAGAAGTTGTGGATATATCCGCAGTTTTTCCTGTTCCGACAGCTCCTGATTATATTTACGGAGTTGTTCCGGTTCGAGGCAAGGTAATCCCTGCAGTTGACCTTTCAAAGGTTTATTCAACTGGGAAATCTAAATCAATAGATATGCGTTTAGTTATTGTTGAGGTTGAGTTAGAGTTATTAAGGGAAGTTGTAAATGAAAATATTGGCTTTGTATCCAACGGCCTGCCATATTTTGTAACATTCAGCGCTGATATCCCGGCTGACGATGTAATAGATGTAAAAAATTTTTTCAGGACTTTCAGAATAAAGGAAGCATAA
- a CDS encoding response regulator — protein sequence MPEFDRSELLEYFLAEADDHISTLDRGISELESNPDSNVVIEELFRAAHTLKGAAALVKLDTTSNIAHKMEDILEELKEENIRPDKRILDLLSQILDVLKALIHDIADGRAEKPELEDDVSNMIEDALAKERAASELSQSQPIAVEPLQQEAADVSDTPILAVPEKREAIGRRKEDFEFFSGNFIKVDVRKVETMLNIIGEITVKKNYLFQKTKETEKVSDEIFFAGKRLLEEITNFSEKYAYAMPGYIKYIDPLLSEFGELEFDRYDELNLFSRKLQEITNDITEALKEMTIFFNSFNDDVSSIETMVNSLRSDVSDMRMINIGRLFQRFSKSVKDMAKQYNKKVELLLSGGDTKIDKVIFERLFDPLMHIIRNSIAHGIESPEERVQKGKKEEGLIFMSARREGANVIIEVNDNGRGIDKEKIFNEAVKRGLLKSTDKPTREEILSVIFTQGFSTSETADMTSGRGVGMNIVRRRVAAINGILEVDTEEGWGTTVRIKVPSSLAITNVIVFSSGKMEFVMPVSLIDEIMQIDVTFSHEGEAHMMNYRGSDIIAKNLSEILGLVEKADNSDKPALICNLSNRKVGLIVDSIIGQEETIIRPMNRFLAGLPLYAGSTISGDGRVRLVLNPTRIFEEEVQPTVMMPEKVADEYQGKHVLIVDDSLSVRKYISMFLEARKFKVHSATNGLEALNILESSTIDMVITDLEMPVMHGYELIDRIRNIEELKKIPIIVLTSRSAEKHKDKAIQAGANDFLVKPFDEKSLTGMLSKYLSVSA from the coding sequence ATGCCTGAATTCGATCGTTCAGAACTTCTTGAATATTTCCTGGCAGAGGCAGATGACCACATAAGCACACTAGACAGAGGCATCTCAGAGCTTGAATCAAATCCTGACAGCAATGTAGTAATAGAGGAATTATTTAGGGCAGCGCATACCCTAAAAGGCGCTGCTGCGCTGGTTAAGCTTGATACAACCAGCAACATAGCACACAAAATGGAAGATATCTTAGAGGAATTAAAAGAAGAAAATATAAGGCCTGACAAGAGGATTTTGGATTTGCTTTCTCAGATACTCGATGTGTTAAAGGCGCTTATACATGATATTGCTGACGGCAGGGCGGAGAAGCCTGAATTGGAAGATGATGTATCAAATATGATAGAGGATGCTCTTGCAAAGGAAAGAGCTGCTTCTGAATTATCACAATCTCAACCTATAGCTGTTGAGCCATTGCAGCAAGAAGCTGCTGATGTTTCTGATACTCCTATTCTTGCAGTTCCAGAAAAACGCGAAGCAATAGGAAGAAGAAAGGAAGACTTTGAATTCTTTTCAGGCAATTTCATCAAGGTGGATGTGCGCAAAGTTGAAACAATGCTGAATATTATTGGTGAAATAACTGTTAAGAAAAATTATTTGTTTCAGAAAACAAAAGAGACAGAAAAAGTATCTGATGAAATATTTTTTGCCGGTAAAAGACTTCTGGAAGAGATAACTAATTTTTCGGAAAAATACGCATATGCAATGCCTGGATATATAAAGTATATAGATCCGTTGCTTTCAGAGTTTGGGGAGCTTGAGTTTGACAGATATGATGAGCTTAATCTTTTTTCAAGAAAACTTCAGGAAATAACAAATGACATAACAGAAGCCCTTAAGGAGATGACGATTTTTTTCAACTCATTCAATGATGATGTTTCAAGCATTGAGACCATGGTTAATTCTCTCAGATCTGATGTTTCTGATATGAGAATGATAAATATCGGCAGATTGTTCCAAAGATTCTCCAAGTCTGTAAAGGATATGGCAAAACAATATAACAAAAAAGTGGAACTTCTGCTTTCAGGCGGAGATACAAAAATTGACAAGGTAATTTTTGAAAGATTGTTCGACCCTTTAATGCATATCATAAGAAATTCCATAGCTCATGGAATCGAAAGCCCTGAAGAACGTGTCCAGAAAGGCAAAAAAGAAGAAGGGCTTATTTTCATGTCTGCAAGGCGAGAGGGCGCTAATGTAATTATAGAAGTTAATGACAATGGCAGAGGGATCGACAAAGAAAAGATATTTAATGAGGCTGTTAAAAGAGGACTGCTGAAATCTACCGATAAACCAACAAGAGAAGAAATTCTTTCAGTTATATTTACTCAGGGTTTTTCTACATCAGAAACAGCTGATATGACATCTGGAAGAGGTGTTGGTATGAACATAGTACGAAGGCGTGTTGCAGCAATCAATGGTATTCTTGAAGTTGATACTGAAGAAGGCTGGGGCACCACTGTAAGGATAAAAGTTCCTTCTTCCCTTGCAATCACAAATGTGATAGTTTTTTCTTCAGGGAAGATGGAGTTTGTTATGCCGGTAAGTCTTATTGATGAAATAATGCAGATTGATGTTACCTTCAGCCATGAAGGTGAAGCGCATATGATGAATTACAGAGGTTCGGATATTATTGCAAAGAATCTTTCTGAAATTTTAGGTCTTGTTGAAAAAGCTGACAATTCTGATAAGCCTGCTCTTATATGTAATCTTTCCAACAGAAAAGTAGGTCTTATTGTAGATTCGATAATTGGACAGGAAGAAACAATCATAAGACCTATGAACCGTTTCCTTGCAGGGCTTCCTCTGTATGCCGGCTCAACGATATCGGGAGATGGAAGAGTTAGATTAGTACTTAACCCTACAAGGATATTCGAGGAAGAAGTACAGCCGACAGTAATGATGCCCGAAAAGGTTGCTGATGAATACCAAGGCAAACATGTGCTGATTGTGGATGATTCATTGAGCGTAAGAAAATATATATCTATGTTCCTTGAGGCAAGAAAATTCAAAGTTCACAGTGCAACTAATGGATTGGAGGCTCTCAATATACTCGAGAGCTCAACAATAGACATGGTTATTACTGATCTTGAGATGCCTGTAATGCACGGATACGAACTAATAGACAGGATTAGAAATATAGAAGAACTGAAAAAAATCCCCATCATAGTGCTTACATCAAGAAGCGCTGAAAAACACAAAGACAAGGCTATTCAGGCAGGAGCAAATGATTTTCTGGTCAAGCCATTTGATGAAAAGTCATTGACAGGCATGCTTAGCAAATATCTTTCTGTATCTGCCTAA
- a CDS encoding response regulator encodes MAKILIAEDSPTDIQFVKSVLANTNHSVVVAMDGEEADRMIRSEPFDLIILDVVMPKKNGFQICRDIKKDEKLQKIPVIMLTSKDQASDKLWGQKQGADDYLTKPCEPKDLLLAVKKYLG; translated from the coding sequence ATGGCAAAAATTCTTATTGCCGAAGACAGCCCGACAGACATTCAGTTTGTTAAGTCTGTGTTGGCCAATACAAATCACAGTGTGGTAGTAGCTATGGATGGAGAGGAAGCCGATCGTATGATAAGGAGTGAACCATTTGACCTTATAATTCTTGATGTTGTAATGCCAAAGAAAAATGGCTTCCAGATATGCAGGGATATAAAAAAGGATGAGAAATTGCAAAAGATCCCTGTTATAATGCTCACGTCAAAAGACCAGGCAAGCGATAAGCTCTGGGGACAGAAACAAGGAGCAGATGATTATCTTACAAAACCCTGTGAGCCAAAAGACCTATTGCTTGCTGTAAAAAAATACCTGGGTTAG
- the radC gene encoding DNA repair protein RadC, translated as MAYKSIKDWPEEERPRERLLKHGASALSDSQLLAIILRTGSGKKSAIDLAIEMLDLFKSLKKIDNASIKDFSSLKGIGTAKAAQIKAALELGKRMLRETEEKCPVFSSSKDVFAFYHPMLVNLKKEVLFCSLLDAKNRAFKNHRISEGTLTSSMIHPREAFRDAISESAASVIFVHNHPSGDPTPSKDDIAITERLVKTGEIVGIKVIDHVIIGENKHASLLSDGYIK; from the coding sequence ATGGCTTACAAAAGTATAAAAGACTGGCCTGAGGAAGAGAGACCAAGAGAAAGACTGCTCAAACATGGAGCATCTGCTTTATCTGATTCACAGCTGCTTGCAATAATTCTTAGAACAGGCAGCGGTAAAAAAAGCGCGATTGACCTTGCGATTGAGATGCTTGATTTATTTAAAAGTCTTAAAAAAATCGATAATGCCTCAATAAAAGATTTCTCATCATTAAAGGGCATAGGCACGGCAAAGGCTGCTCAGATAAAAGCAGCCCTGGAACTTGGGAAAAGAATGCTTAGAGAAACTGAAGAGAAATGCCCGGTGTTTTCTTCGAGCAAGGATGTTTTTGCATTTTATCACCCAATGCTGGTTAATCTTAAGAAAGAGGTTCTTTTTTGTTCTCTGCTTGATGCAAAAAACAGGGCATTCAAGAATCACAGAATTTCAGAGGGCACACTCACCAGTTCGATGATACATCCTCGTGAAGCATTCAGGGATGCGATATCAGAGTCTGCTGCATCGGTAATCTTTGTTCACAATCATCCAAGCGGCGATCCAACTCCGAGCAAGGACGATATTGCTATTACCGAGCGGCTTGTAAAGACAGGGGAGATAGTGGGAATAAAAGTTATAGATCATGTAATAATAGGAGAAAACAAACACGCAAGTCTTTTGAGCGACGGATATATAAAATAA
- a CDS encoding ARMT1-like domain-containing protein — translation MKIHLDCYPCFLKQTNIASRLGTKDEQKRERILKRVIEEISEVDTSKTPAHTTTFLHRKIRDLIGLDPFKDIKSEYNQIALRLYPFLKKQVDLSPDPLWTAARLAIAGNVIDFGIFTSVDIEGTVDIALNSSITVDDYFDFKNEIMEAEKILYLLDNAGEIVFDRILIETLLSLGKNVTAVAKGSAVINDSTIEDAKETGLVDVCKVIDNGCDAVGTILEWTSREFQDIFENAPFVISKGQGNFETLTGTKKEIFYLFQSKCDVVSRELGLSKSSMLLKKS, via the coding sequence ATGAAAATTCATCTGGACTGTTATCCTTGTTTTTTAAAGCAGACAAACATTGCATCAAGACTTGGCACCAAGGATGAGCAAAAGAGAGAAAGAATTTTAAAGAGGGTAATAGAGGAAATATCCGAAGTTGATACCTCAAAGACCCCTGCTCATACAACAACCTTTCTTCACAGAAAGATACGTGATCTAATTGGTTTAGATCCGTTTAAAGATATAAAATCTGAATATAACCAGATAGCGCTCAGGCTGTATCCTTTCCTGAAAAAGCAGGTTGATTTGAGTCCTGACCCTTTATGGACCGCAGCAAGACTTGCTATTGCAGGCAATGTTATAGACTTCGGCATATTCACATCGGTGGATATAGAAGGAACAGTGGACATAGCATTAAACTCCTCAATAACTGTTGACGACTATTTTGACTTTAAGAATGAGATCATGGAGGCTGAAAAAATTCTTTATCTCCTTGATAATGCAGGCGAAATAGTTTTTGACAGGATTCTTATCGAGACGCTTCTTTCTCTTGGCAAAAATGTTACTGCTGTTGCAAAGGGTTCAGCTGTGATTAATGATTCTACAATAGAAGACGCAAAGGAAACAGGACTTGTTGATGTCTGCAAAGTGATAGATAACGGCTGTGATGCCGTAGGGACAATTCTTGAGTGGACATCTAGAGAGTTTCAGGACATTTTTGAAAACGCACCGTTTGTGATCAGCAAAGGACAGGGAAATTTTGAGACCCTCACAGGCACGAAAAAAGAAATATTTTACCTGTTTCAGTCCAAGTGCGATGTTGTTTCTAGAGAACTGGGATTATCTAAAAGTTCTATGCTTCTGAAGAAGTCCTGA
- a CDS encoding response regulator: MEKGRVIVIDDSPTVRKLAELVLTEEGYKVYSAENGEDGIKLAEEVLPSVILVDFIMPRMNGYQFCKMARCNPFLKDVPIILITAKGEDVGEKFTEKFGVVDYFIKPFQPEQLVEKVNSLVNAQQKAEAEAQKSAQDIAAEQPEEGETEKRFSVNISEDIDRILRRYFYKEFPSMLQKSISDILKQTGVIKTTDITISGNLAEFSLFDILQLVDTTKSTGKLSVFSSALSSEIFFDKGSIFYASTSKQGVSFLSGDVLEKRINISKEDFNKAYKLSKDTGIPILRAFVKEGMVTEDQIMSILSEKTYDAIYSAMELESGNFFFEKMPIPEHFSDIKIRIKASQLILEGARRVDERKFAAKMFQDNSIVFIRLMTDVGMEDLNLDKDELKVFSLVDGKRTINDIIRASSIDEHEAKRIFYTLTKVGILKKK; the protein is encoded by the coding sequence ATGGAAAAAGGTAGAGTCATTGTCATAGACGACAGCCCCACAGTAAGAAAACTTGCTGAACTCGTACTTACAGAAGAAGGATATAAAGTCTATTCTGCAGAAAATGGAGAAGACGGCATTAAGCTTGCAGAAGAGGTTCTACCTTCAGTGATACTGGTTGATTTTATAATGCCGCGAATGAATGGTTACCAGTTTTGTAAGATGGCAAGGTGCAACCCATTCCTCAAAGATGTTCCTATAATCCTGATTACAGCAAAAGGGGAGGATGTCGGAGAAAAATTTACTGAGAAATTCGGTGTGGTTGATTATTTTATCAAGCCGTTTCAGCCTGAGCAGCTTGTAGAAAAAGTAAACTCTTTAGTTAATGCGCAGCAAAAGGCAGAGGCAGAAGCTCAGAAAAGCGCTCAAGACATTGCAGCAGAACAGCCGGAAGAAGGTGAGACAGAAAAACGTTTCTCAGTTAATATCAGCGAAGATATTGACAGGATTCTCAGAAGATATTTTTACAAGGAATTTCCATCGATGCTTCAGAAAAGTATTTCTGATATTCTTAAGCAGACAGGCGTTATCAAGACAACTGATATAACAATTTCAGGAAATCTTGCTGAATTCAGCCTTTTTGATATACTTCAGCTTGTTGACACCACAAAATCAACAGGAAAACTTTCTGTTTTTTCATCTGCACTAAGTTCGGAAATATTTTTTGATAAGGGCAGTATATTTTATGCTTCTACCAGCAAACAGGGTGTAAGTTTTCTTTCCGGAGATGTGTTGGAAAAGAGAATAAATATATCCAAGGAAGATTTTAATAAGGCATATAAATTATCAAAAGATACGGGGATACCAATACTCAGGGCATTTGTCAAGGAAGGCATGGTAACAGAAGATCAGATAATGTCCATACTTAGTGAAAAAACATATGATGCTATATATTCTGCTATGGAACTTGAGTCAGGCAATTTCTTTTTTGAAAAAATGCCGATACCAGAACATTTTTCTGACATAAAAATAAGGATTAAGGCTTCGCAGCTTATACTTGAGGGGGCAAGACGTGTTGATGAACGCAAATTTGCAGCCAAAATGTTTCAGGATAATAGTATTGTATTCATAAGACTTATGACTGATGTAGGTATGGAAGATCTTAATCTTGATAAAGACGAATTAAAGGTATTTTCACTAGTTGACGGGAAGAGAACGATTAATGATATAATTAGAGCAAGCAGTATAGACGAACATGAAGCAAAGAGAATTTTTTATACATTGACTAAAGTAGGGATTTTAAAGAAAAAGTAG
- a CDS encoding RNA-binding protein, whose amino-acid sequence MGKRLYVGNISYQASEEDLKTFFSSAGEVVATKLIKDGATGRSRGFGFVEMNTDEEAKKAIETLNGSSFLEREIVVNEAKPFSKKERSSSSRGRDNTRERR is encoded by the coding sequence ATGGGTAAAAGGCTGTATGTGGGAAACATCTCTTATCAGGCATCAGAGGAAGATTTGAAAACGTTTTTTTCATCAGCAGGAGAGGTTGTTGCAACAAAGCTCATAAAGGACGGTGCAACCGGCAGATCAAGAGGATTTGGTTTTGTTGAGATGAACACAGATGAGGAAGCAAAAAAAGCCATTGAAACTCTGAACGGCAGCAGTTTTCTGGAAAGGGAAATTGTTGTTAACGAAGCCAAGCCTTTCAGCAAAAAAGAGCGTTCCTCTTCTTCAAGAGGAAGAGACAACACAAGGGAGAGAAGATAA
- the purD gene encoding phosphoribosylamine--glycine ligase translates to MNILVIGSGGREHAIVWKLSQSRRVDKIYCCPGNAGIAELAECIDVDNNNFESLVGFAKYEGIDLTIVGPEAPLSKGIVDVFEKEGKKIIGPNLKAAQLEASKVFSKDIMKRYGIPTAEYKVFSSYLHAEDYVRMKGAPLVIKADGLAAGKGVIIANTVDEALDGLRLIMKDRAFGDAGDRVIVEECLEGEEASFMAFTDGNVILPMVSSQDHKRIFDDDKGPNTGGMGAYSPAPVVTKELETVIMEKVMRPTIKGLRSEGIKFKGILYAGLMIKDNQPKVLEYNCRLGDPETQPVLMRLKTDLVDIALAIADEKLGLIDLEWSADASVCIVAASKGYPGSYENGKIINGLDDVKKMDNTYVFHAGTSFNNNKITTSGGRVLGITALGNDIKDARDRAYEAAQKIHFDGMHYRKDIANRALKR, encoded by the coding sequence ATGAATATTCTTGTTATTGGCAGCGGAGGAAGAGAACACGCAATTGTTTGGAAGCTTTCCCAGAGCAGACGAGTTGACAAAATATACTGCTGTCCGGGTAATGCAGGAATAGCAGAGCTTGCAGAATGTATTGATGTTGATAACAATAATTTTGAATCTCTTGTTGGTTTTGCAAAATATGAAGGAATTGATCTCACAATAGTAGGTCCTGAGGCACCGCTTTCTAAAGGTATTGTTGATGTATTCGAAAAAGAAGGAAAAAAGATAATAGGACCTAATTTAAAAGCAGCACAGCTCGAGGCGAGCAAGGTTTTTTCAAAAGACATTATGAAACGCTATGGTATCCCGACAGCTGAATACAAGGTCTTTTCATCCTATCTGCATGCAGAGGATTACGTAAGAATGAAAGGGGCGCCTTTAGTAATTAAGGCTGACGGGTTAGCAGCCGGTAAAGGCGTTATTATCGCAAATACAGTTGATGAAGCATTAGATGGACTTCGTTTGATAATGAAAGACCGAGCATTCGGAGATGCAGGGGACCGCGTAATAGTTGAAGAATGTCTGGAAGGTGAAGAGGCATCTTTCATGGCTTTTACTGACGGCAATGTTATTCTGCCGATGGTTAGCTCACAGGATCACAAGAGAATTTTTGATGATGATAAAGGACCTAATACAGGCGGGATGGGAGCATACAGTCCTGCTCCTGTTGTAACAAAAGAACTTGAAACAGTAATAATGGAAAAGGTAATGCGGCCTACAATAAAGGGGCTTCGTTCAGAAGGCATAAAATTCAAAGGGATTCTTTATGCAGGATTGATGATTAAGGATAACCAGCCGAAAGTTCTGGAGTACAACTGCAGATTAGGAGATCCCGAGACCCAGCCTGTTCTAATGAGACTAAAGACTGACCTAGTTGATATAGCTCTTGCAATAGCTGATGAGAAGCTGGGACTTATCGATCTTGAATGGAGCGCTGATGCCTCTGTATGTATTGTTGCAGCATCAAAGGGATATCCGGGGTCTTATGAAAACGGTAAGATAATTAACGGCTTAGATGATGTAAAAAAGATGGATAATACATATGTATTTCATGCAGGAACGTCATTTAACAATAATAAAATTACAACATCTGGCGGAAGAGTCCTTGGGATAACAGCTCTTGGAAATGATATAAAAGATGCAAGAGACAGAGCTTATGAGGCTGCTCAAAAGATTCACTTTGACGGAATGCATTACAGAAAAGATATTGCCAACAGGGCGCTTAAAAGATAA